The Candidatus Hydrogenedentota bacterium region ACAATCGCCGCGATTTGCGCAAGTTTGTTTATTGCCTGACAAACATAAACCCTTGCCATACCCACCTTTCACCGCAAGACGACATTATGTTGGTCAAATGTGATTATCTGCCACCATTTCATTCGAATGCCCCTGTCGGCCATAATACACCCTCAATTGCGAATCGTCGCACTGAGGGGAGAGTAGCCATGAAATCCATGACCAGGCGTGAATTCGTACGGCGAGGCGCCGGATGCGCCCTCGGCTTGAACTTGGTTCGTGCCGCCGCGGCCGCTGAGCAGGCAAAACCAGAATCCCTGTTTGACGGCAAGACGTTCAAGGGGTGGGAAGGCAATCAGGAGGTATTCCGAATCGA contains the following coding sequences:
- a CDS encoding DUF1080 domain-containing protein, with the protein product MKSMTRREFVRRGAGCALGLNLVRAAAAAEQAKPESLFDGKTFKGWEGNQEVFRIEDGSIVGGSLKSPVAHNDFLCTTERYSDFELTLKVRLLGSDPNAGIQIRSERIPND